GTAGGCGCCGCCGATGCCGACCGAGTTCTCCGCCGTCCAGGTCCGCGCCGGGTTGTACTTGGTGGTGACCAGCCGGTGCCGCGGATCCAGCGGGGTGGCCACCGGCGCGCCCAGGTACACGTCCCCCAGGCCCAGCACCAGGTACTCGGCGTCGAAGACCGTCCGGTACACCTCATCCACCGAGGCCAGGCCGTTGATCCGCCGGATGAACTCGATGTTCCACGGGCACCACGGTGCGTCGTCGCGCACGCCCGCGACGTACCGCTCGATCGCCTCCCGGGTCGCCGGGTCGTCCCAGGACAGCGGCAGGTGCACGGTGCGGCTGGGCACCACCAGGCGGTCCGCGGACGGCAGCTCCCGCTCGATCTCCCGTACCAGCGACAGCAGTTCCGCCACCGGCAGGACATCGGGATCGACGTGCACCTGGAGCGAGCGGATGCCCGGCGTCAGGTCCACCACGCCCGCGGGGCGCCGCTCGGCGATCCGCTCCGCCAGCGCGTGCACCCGCATCCGCAGCGCCAGGTCCAGCTGCATCGGGCCGTACTCCACCAGCAGGTTGTCGTCGCCGCTGCGCCGGTAGGTGACGGCCGGGCGGTCCTCGGCCGCCGGGGTGCGGTGCAGCACCCCGCCGTCCACGATCGCCGGGCGGCCGGCCCGCGGCGCGGCGGCGGGGGAGCGGCGCAGGTCGGCGGCGTCCGCGGCGGTCACCGGCAGGAAGCGGACGGTGTCGCCCGGCCGGAGCTGCCCGAGCTTCCAGCGCTGGCCGGAGACCACGGTGGCCGGGCAGACGAAGCCGCCGAGCGACGGTCCGTCAGGTCCGAGCAGCACCGGCATGTCGCCGGTGTAGTCGACCGCGCCGACCGCGTACGGGGTGTCGTGGATGTTGGACGGGTGCAGGCCCGCCTCGCCGCCGTCCCGGCGCGCCCAGGACGGCTTCGGGCCGACCAGCCGGACGCCGGTGCGGGCGCTGTTGAAGTGCACCGACCAGTCGGCGGCGTAGAACTCGGCGATGTCCTGCTCGGTGAAGAACTCCGGCGCGGCGTGCGGGCCTTCGACCGCCGGGAGCTCCCAGGCGGAGGTGAACTCCGGGCGGCACTCGACCGGCCCCGCACCCGGGCCGAGCGCCGCGGCGCCGCCGTGCAGCACGTCGCCGGTGCGCAGCGCCCGGCCGCCGTGGCCGCCGAACCCGCCCAGGGTGAAGGTCGCCGCACTGCCCAGGAAGTCCGGGACGTCGAAGCCGCCCGCCACCAGCAGGTAGCAGCGCAGCCCGGGGCCGGGCGGGGCCGGGACGTCCAGCAGCCCGCCCGCCGGGACCAGTACCGGCTCCCACTGCGGCGCCGGCCGGCCGTCCACCGTCACGGCCGTCGGCGCGCCGGTGACGCACACCCAGGTCGGCGCGGTGAAGCGCAGCGCCGGCCCGAGCAGCGTGCACTCCAGGCCCGGCGCGCCCTCGGGGTTGCCGAGCGCCCGGTTGCCGAGCCGGAACGACAGGTCGTCCATCGGCCCGCACGGCGGCACGCCCACGTGCCAGTAGCCGGTGCGGCCCGGCCAGTCCTGCACGGTGGTCTGGGTGCCGGCCCGGACCACCTCGATCCGCGGCGTGGGATCGGCGACCCGCGCCAGGGTGCCGGTGTGGTGCGCCGCGCCGGCCACCTCCGGCACCGCCGGGATCGCCCGGAGCAGGCCGAGGTTGGTCTCGATGCCGTGGATCCGGGTGCCGGCCAGGGCGTCGCCGAGCCGGGCGAGCGCGTCGGCGCGGTCGTCGCAGTGCACGATCACCTTGGCCAGCATCGGGTCGTACGCGGTGGTCACCTCGGTGCCGGTCTCCACCCAGGTGTCCACCCGGACGTCCGCGGGGAAGACCACCTCGGTCAGCAGGCCCGCGCTCGGCCGGTGGTCGCGGCTCGGGTCCTCCGCGTACACCCGCGCCTCCACCGCGTGCCCGCGTGGCGGGCCGGGCTCGCGGACCACCTCGCGCTCGCCGCGGGCCAGCCGCAGCATCCACTCCACCAGGTCGACCCCGAACACCGCCTCGGTGACCGGATGCTCCACCTGCAGGCGGGTGTTGACCTCCAGGAAGTACGCCTGCTGCCGGGCCGCGTCGTAGACGTACTCCACGGTGCCCGCCGAGCGGTAGTCCACCGAGGCGCACAGGTCGCGGGCGGAGTCGGCGAGTCGACGTCGGACGTGGTCGGGCAGGCCGGGCGCCGGGGCCTCCTCCAGCACCTTCTGGTTGCGGCGCTGCAGCGAGCAGTCCCGGTCCCCGAGGGTGACCACCCGGCCCGCGCCGTCGCCGAACACCTGCACCTCGACGTGCCGGGCGTGCTCCACCAGCCGCTCCAGGAACACCCCGGCGGTGGCGAAGCTCGCCGCGGCCACCCGCTGCACGCCCTCCCAGGCCTCGGCGAGCTGCGCGGCGTCCCGGCAGGCCCGCATGCCGATGCCGCCGCCCCCGCCGGTGGCCTTCAGCATCACCGGGTAGCCGACCGCCTCGGCCGCGGCCAGCGCGGTCGGCAGGTCCGGCAGCAGGCCGGTGCCGGGCAGCAGCGGAACGCCCGCCGCCTCGGCCGCCGCCCGCGCGGTGTGCTTGGCGCCGAACACCTCCAGCTGGGCGGGCGTCGGGCCGACGAACGCCAGCCCCGCGGCCTCGACCCGGCGGGCGAACGCGGCGTCCTCGGACAGGAACCCGTAGCCGGGGTGCACGGCCCCGGCGCCGGTCTCCAGCGCCGCCCGCAGCACCAGGTCCGCTCGCAGGTAGCTGTCCTTCGCGGCGGCCGGGCCGAGCCGCACCGCGTGGTCGGCCAGCCGGACGTGCGGGGCCGAGCGGTCCGGGTCGGAGAACACCGCGACGGTGGTCAGGCCGATCCGGCGGGCGGTGCGGACGATCCGGGCGGCGATCTCGCCCCGGTTGGCGACCAGCAGCGTGTCGAAGCTCATCGCGGGCCGCCCTCGGTGATCGTCATCCGGACCGGCGTCGGGTCGAAGCCGTTGCACGGGTTGTTCACCTGCGGGCAGTTGGAGACCAGGACCAGCACGTCCGTCTCGGCCCGCAGCACCACCCGCAGGCCCGGCGCGGAGATGCCGTCCACGATGCCGAGCGTGCCGTCCGCCTCCACCGGCACGTTCATGTACCAGTTGATGTTGGACACCAGGTCGCGCTTGCCCAGCCCGTGCCGGGCGCCCTCGGCCAGGAAGTTCTCCACGCAGGCGTGCTGCGACCAGGTGTGGTGGCCGTAGCGCAGCGAGTTGGACTCCTTCGAGCAGGCGCCAGCGATGGTGTCGTGCCGGCCGCAGTCGTCCGCCACCACGGTCATCAGCGGCGTGTGCTCGGTCGACATCAGCACGCTGCCCTCGCCCAGGAACACCGAGCCGGCCGCCTGCAGGGTGTCCGCGGCGCTGTAGCGCACCGCGGTGTCGTGCGCGTCGTACAGCAGGCAGTCGACGGCCTGGTTGCCGTGCAGGTCGGTGACGGTGAGCAGCTGTCCGCGGCGGACCACCGCCGACCAGGCGGCTCGGGCGGGCACGGTGGCGTCGAGCACGACGGTGGTCATCTGGCCCCCAGGGCAGCGGTGTTGAGGTGGGCGCGGAGGCGTTCCGGGGTGGCGTCCCAGTGCGGGTCGCCCGGGCCGGTCACCCCGCCGGGCACGGCGGTGACCTGCAGCGGGGTGCAGTGCCAGCCCGGTCGCGGGTCCAGTGGGTGCGCGGTGTTGGCCAGCAGCAGGGTGGTGTGCTGCTCCAGCCGCAGCACCACCCGGGCGCCCGGTCCGGCCGCGCCGGTGGCGTGCAGCGCGCCGTCCGCGTCGACCCGGACGCCGCGGAAGAAGGAGACCGGGGCGGGCAGGTCACGGGGCGTCAGACCGTGCTTGGCGGCCGCCAGGACGAGCAGCTCCCGCCCGGCCGGGGACGGGCCGTGCGCCGAACCGTCGCCGTAGCGGGCCGCGTTGCGCGCCGCGGTCGAGGCGCCGGCGAGGGCGTCGTGCCGACCCGAGGTGTCCGTCACCACGGTGGCGAGCACCCGGCCCTGGTCGGAGAGCAGCTGACTGCCCTCGCGCAGGTACGCGTTCCACTGGACCTTGACGGTGTCGGCCGGGTTCAACCGTTCCCAGGGCCGCCCGGTCACGAACAGCACCACCTGGGCGCACGCGTCGCCGTCCCGGTCGGTGAGCGTGACGTGCGCCCCGGCCGGCAGCGCCAGGTGGGTGTACCCGCCGCCCGCAACGGTCTCGGACCACAGCACGCCCGGCGGCGGGGGCAGCTGCGGCATGCACTCGACGACCGCGCCCGCCTGGGCCCGGGCATGGGCCAGGGCAGCCGCGGTGGTGGCGGTGCCGGGCCCGGCGTGTGGGATTTCTGTCATGCGACAGAAATTAGGGAGGGCCGGAGTCGCCGTCATTGCCCGGACGTGACAAGGGAGTTACCGACCCCTCACGCCGCACCGGCAGGGGGTCGGGGACGCGCCGAGGCCGCCCACCGGGAGGGCGGGCGGCCGTGGCGGCGGATCGGCGGGGTCAGCGGCGGCGGAGGCGGTAGGCGGCGCCGAGGGCGAGGGCGGCGGTCAGGACGAGGACGGCGAACCAGCGGAGGTACCAGTGGCCGCCTTCCGGGTCGTACACCGAGGCGCGGGGCCAGGCGAGGTTGACGGTCATGGCGAGGCCGTAGAGCAGTGCGAGGGCGTTGACGGGGAGGCCCCAGCGGCCGAGGGAGAAGAGCGGGCGGCCGGTCTCGTCGACGGCGGGGGCGTCGGGGGCGAGCGGGAGGCCGCGCAGGCGGCGGAGCAGGAGGGCGCCGACGACCAGGGCGTAGGCGGCGTAGACCAGCGCGACGCAGGTGGAGGAGAGGGCGAGGAACGCGGCGGGGGCGGCCAGGTTGAGGAGGAGGAAGGCGACGGCGGGCGTGCCGACGGCGAGCGCCGCCCAGCGGGGCATGCCGCTGGCGGGGGAGACGTGGGCGAGGCGGCGCGCGAAGGGGAGGACGCCGTCGCGGGCCATCGAGAAGACCATCCGGGTGCCGGCCGTCTGCATCGCCAGGGTGCCGACGCACACCGCGACCGCGACGTCCGCGAGCAGCACCCGGCCCAGGCCCGGGCCCAGGCTGCTGGTCAGGACGTAGGGCAGGCCCTCGGCGGCGAGCCGGCCGTCGGACAGGCTGGGTGCGGCCAGGACGCCGCCGAGCAGCAGCAGGCCGCCGCTCAGGCCGGCGGCGGCCAGGGCGGTGAGGATGGTGCGGGGCGCGGTGCGGCGCGGGGCGCGGGTCTCCTCGGAGAGTTCGCCCGCGCTGTCGAAGCCGATCATCACGTAGGCGGCGGTGAACGCGCCGACCAGCAGCGCCGGGAGGCCGCCGCCGACCGGCGCGGTGTGCAGGACGGCGCGGGCGGGCTGCTCGGTGTGGGTGAACAGGGCGAGAACGATCAGCGCGATGCCGGCGATCTCCGCGGTCACCCCGATGCCGTTGACCATGGTCAGCACCCGGTTGTCGACGGCGTTCACCAGGGTGGTGAGGGCGATCAGCGCGGCGCCCAGCAGCACCGCGTTGGCCGCGCCGCTCGCGGTGGTCGGCGACGGGTCGCCGCCGAGCAGTTGGAAGCCGGACCAGAGCGCGGGCAGCACCACCTGGAGGGCGAGCGCCGCGGCGGCGACCACGACCACCTGGCCCAGGATCATCAGCCAGCCCGTGAACCAGCCGTACAGCGGGTTCGCCAGGCGGGTCGCCCACTGGTAGATCGCACCGGAGTACGGGTGGCGGGCGGCGAGTTCGGCGAAGCAGGCGGCGACCAGCAGCTGGCCGGCTAGCACGGCCGGCCAGGTCCAGACGAAGGCCGGGCCGGCCGCGCCGTAGCCGAACGCGAACAGCTGGAAGACCGTGGTGAGCACCGAGATGAAGGAGAAGCCGGCCGCGAAGGAGCCGAACCGGCCGATGGTGCGGTGGAGTTGCTGGGGATAGGGGGCCGAGGTGGCGGCGATCGGTGGTGCGGGTGGCGTGCTGGTGGTCATGGGGGGGCACCGGCTTTCCGCGCGCAGTTTCTGTCGAGTGACAGAAATTAGGGCGGCGCGGATTCCCGGGTGTTGCCCGCCGGTTGCCGAGCGGTTGCCGTGTCCTCACCGGCGGGCAGCGACCCCCGAGCGACCGTCAGACCAGGCTGTCCTTCCACGTCCGGTGCAGGGTGGCGAAGCGGCCCCGGCCGGCGATCAGCGCGGCCGGGGTGTCGTCCTCGACGATCCGGCCCTGGTCCATCACCAGCACCCGGTCGGCGATCTCCACGGTGGACAGCCGGTGGGCGATGATCACCGCGGTGCGCCCGGCCAGCACCGTCCGCATGGCGTGCTGGACGGCCTGCTCGCCCGGGACGTCCAGCGAGGAGGTGGCCTCGTCGAGGATCAGCACGGCCGGGTCGGCGAGCAACGCCCGCGCGAACGCCACCAGTTGGCGCTGTCCGGCGGAGATCCGGCCGCCGCGCTTGCGGACGTCGGTGTCGTAGCCGTCGGGCAGGGCGGCGATGAACCCGTGCGCACCGATCGCGCGGGCGGCGGCCTCCACCTCGGCCCGGGTGGCGTCGGGCTTGCCGACCGCGATGTTCTCGGCGACCGTCCCGGAGAACAGGAAGGACTCCTGGGTGACCATCACGACGTTCGCCCGCAGGTCCGGGGTGGAGAGCTCGCGCAGGTCGACGCCGTCGAGCGTGACCGCTCCCGAGCTGGGGTCGTAGAAGCGCGCCAGCAGCTTCGCCAGCGTCGACTTGCCCGCGCCCGTCGCACCGACCACCGCGGTGGTCTGCCCCGAGGCCAGCACCAGGTCGAACTCCGGCAGCACCTCCTTGCCGCCCGCGTAGGCGAACCGGGTGGAGCGGAAGGCGACCTCGCGGCCCTTGCCGCCGGTGGCGGGGAGCACCGCGGGCTCGGTGGGCTCGGGGACGGACGGCTCGTGGGCGAGCAGGCCGGCCATCTTCTCCAGCGCGGCGGCCGCCGACTGGTAGCTGTTGAGGAACATCGCCAGCTGGTCGATCGGGTCGTACAGCCGGCGCAGGTAGAGCACGAAGGCGGTCAGCACGCCCAGTTCGAGGCTGCCGTCGGTGACCAGGTAGGCGCCGAGCAGCACCACGCCGGTGATCCAGACGTTGGCGGTCAGCCGGGACAGGAAGACGTACCTGGCCATCTCCAGCAGGCCGTCCGCGGTGGCGGTGGCGGACTGCCGGTTGACGGTGCCGAAGGCCCGGTCGTTGGCGGCCTCGCGCCGGAACGCCTGGACCGGGCGGATGCCGTTCATGGTCTCGGTGAAGCGCACGATCAGGGCCGCGACGGCCGTCCGGCCGCGCCGGTAGACCTGCTGCGAGCGGCGCCGGAACGAGCGGACGATCAGGTACATCGGCAGGAACGAGGCCAGCGCGGCCAGCCCGAGCCGCCAGTCGACCACGATCAGCACCACGGTGATGTAGCCGACCGACAGACAGACCATCAGGAGTTCCTGCAGGCCCTCGGCGAGCAGCTCGCGCAGGGTGTCCACGTCGCTGGTCGCGCGGGAGATGATCCGGCCGGAGGTGTACCGCTCGTGGAAGTCCAGGCTGAGCCGCTGGGCGTGCCGGAAGATCCGGCCGCGCAGCTCCAGCAGGATGTCCTGGTTGATCCGGGCGGCCAGCCGGATGAACGCCCGCTGCAGCAGGGTGGCGAGCAGCGCGCAGCCCAGGTAGGCGGCGGTGACGGCGACCAGCGGGCCGGAGTCGTGCCCGCGCAGCGCCGGGATGCCGCGGTCGATGGCGTACGCGACCAGCAGCGGACCGGCCTGCAGCGCGGCCTGCTGGAGCAGCACGGCGAGCACCGCGACGACGATCCGCCGCCGGTGCGGGGCCAGCAGCGAGCCGAGCAGGGCGCGCGGCGCGCCGGGCGGGACGGGGATGTCCTGGTCGTCGGAGAGCGCGGGGGGCAGCTCGTCCTCGTCGACGGGGGGTTCGGCGACGGCGGTGGTCATCGGGCCAGCGCCCCTTCCAACTCGGATTCGCCGGACATCAGGGCCCGGTAGGCGGGACAGGAGTGCAACAGTTCCTGGTGGGTTCCGACGGCGGTGATCCGGCCGTCCTCCAGCAGCGCGACCCGGTCGGCCAGCAGCACGGTGGACGGGCGGTGCGCGACCACCAGCGCGGTGGTGTCGGCGAGCACCTGCCGCAGGGCGCGCTCGACCAGCGCCTCGGTGTGCACGTCGAGCGCGGACAGCGGGTCGTCGAGGACCAGGAAGCGGGGCTCGCCGACCACGGCGCGGGCCAGCGCGAGGCGCTGGCGCTGGCCGCCGGAGAGGCTGAGGCCCTGCTCGCCGACCTCGGTGTCCAGGCCCTCGGGGAGCTTGTCGACGAAGCCGGCCTGCGCGGTGGCCAGGGCGGCGGCGATCCGCTCCGGCCCGGCGTCGGGGGCGCCCATCAGGACGTTCTCCCGGACGGTGGCGGAGAACAGGGTGGGATCCTCGAACGCGACGGCGACCCGGCGGCGCAGCTCCGCGCGCGGCAGGTCGCGGATGTCGGCGCCGTCCAGCGTGATCGACCCGGCGGTGGGCTCGTACAGGCGGGGGAGCAGCGCGGTCAGCGTGGTCTTGCCGCTGCCGGTGGCGCCGACCAGGGCGAGCGTTTCGCCGGGGCGGACGTGCAGGTCGACGCCGGCCAGCAGGTCGGGGCTGCCGGCGGGGGCGTCGGGGTAGCGGAAGCGGACGCCGGTGAACCGGATGCCGCGGTCGGCCGACGGCCCGTCACCGGAGGGGAGCTCGGCGGGTTCCGGCTCGTCCATCACCTCGAAGTAGCGGTTGGCGGCGCTGGCGGCCTCGGCGGCGAAGCCGAGCAGCCAGCCGATCGACTCGACCGGCCAGCGCAGCGCGAGCGCGGTGGAGAGGAAGGCGACCAGGGTGCCGACCGAGAGCTGGTCGTGGGCGACCAGGACGGCGCCGGCGGCCAGCGCGGCGCCGAGGGCGAGTTCGGGCAGGCCGACGATGACCGCCCACAGGTTGGCCAGCAGGCCGGCCTTGCGCAGTTCGGTGTCGCGGAGCTCGGCGCTGTGCCGGCGGAACTCCTCGGCCATGGTGCGGTGCCGGCCGAAGGCCTTGAGGATCCGGATGCCGAGCACCGACTCCTCGACCACGGTGGCGAGGTCGCCGTTCTGGTCCTGGGCGAGCCGGGAGGCGGCCGAGTACCCGGACTCGAAGCGGCGGGTGTAGACCATCAGCGGGATCGCGGGGACCAGCGTGATCAGGGCGAGCCGCCAGTCCAGGACGAACATCAGCGCGGTGCCGGTCAGGAAGACCGTCGAGTTGACGACCAGGAAGACCAGTGGGAAGGCCAGGAACAGCCGCAGCACGAACAGGTCCGAGGTGGCCCGGGAGAGCAACTGGCCGGAGGGCCACCGGTCGTGGAAGGAGATCGGCAGCCGCTGGAGCTTGGCGAACAGGTCTCCGCGGAGTCTGGTCTCCACCTTGGCGAGCGGGCGGGCCACGATCACCCGGCGGACGCCGAACAGGCAGGCCTCGGCGACGCCGAGCAGCAGCAGGGCGCCGGCCAGCGGCCACAGGCCGGCCAGGTCCCGGTGGGCGACCGGTCCGTCGACGATCCGGCGCAGCACGATCGGGACGGCCAGCACGCTGAGCGAGGCGAGCCCGGCGGCGGCCATCGACCCGAAGATCCGCCAGCGGGCCTCGCGGGCGTACGGCCACAGGCGCAGCAGTGAGCGCACCGCGGACCGGGGTACCGGCACGGGTGAACCGGGGGACTCGTCGGTTGACGGGTTGTTCGTATCCGCGGGGGTGGGCGGAGCGGGGTTCTGGTTCTCGGCCATCGCCGAGAGGGTAGGCGGTGGCAGTGACATTTCTCATCCGGTTTTTTGCCCCTGTCGGCGAGATCCGGCCAGGCCGGAGGGGGCGCACCCGCTCACCCGAACGGCGCAGCACGCCACCCGGCCCTGCGCCGCGCCCGCCGGCACCGGGGCGTGTACGGAGGACCGGAGGGCGCGCGGTTGCGTAAACCTCCGAAAGCCGCGCGCCGTGCCCGGCCTTGCAGGCCCCCCGTGGCGGCGGTGTCTGATCTCCGGGGAGTGATCGCGGTGGATCACCGGAGCAGCAGGAGACCCGAATGTCGGTCGAGACCGAGCCCGTTCCCGAAGTGCAGTCCCCGCCGCAGCAGAGCCTGAGCACCGCGGCGGCGCGCAACCTCGCCACCACGACCAAGTCCAAGCCCCAGATGCAGGAGATCAGCTCCCGCTGGCTGCTGCGCAAACTGCCCTGGGTGCACGTCTCCGGCGGCACCTACCGGGTCAACCGGCGGCTCTCCCACGCGGTCGGCCGCGGCCGGGTCGCCTTCGACCTGGCCGGCTCCGAGGTCCGGGTGGTCGCCCCCACCCTGCGCGAACTCCCGGCGCTGCGCGGCCTCACCGACGAGGCGGTGCTCGAACAGCTCGCCGAGCGCTTCGTGCCGCGCCCCTTCGCGGCCGGCGACCTGCTCGCCCAGGAGGGCGCGCCGCTCGAAGGGCTGCTGCTGGTCGCGCACGGCAAGGTCGAGCGGATCGGGACCGGCAAGTACGGGGACGCCACCGTCCTGGCCGTGCACGCCGACGGCGACCACCTCGGCGAGCAGGCGCTCGCCAGTGCCGACGGGCGCTGGCCCTACAGCGTGAAGGCCGCCACCGCCGGCACCGCGCTGGCGCTGCCCCGGGCCGCCTTCCGGGAGCTGCTGGACCGCTCCCCGGCGCTGCAGGCCCGGCTGGCCGCGCACCTCGCCGGGCACGCCGCCGCGCAGAACGAGCACGGCGAGGCCGAGATCGGCATGTCGGCCGGCCACCGGGGCGAGTTCGACCTGCCCACCGCCTTCGTCGACTACGAGCTGACGCCCCGCGAGTACGAGCTGAGCGTCGCCCAGACGGTGCTGCGGGTGCACAGCCGGGTCGCCGACCTGTACAGCAAGCCGATGGACCAGACCCAGCAGCAGTTGGGGCTCACCGTCGAGGCGCTGCGCGAGCGCCAGGAGCACGAGATCGTCAACAACCCGGAGTTCGGGCTGCTCGCCAACTGCGCCGTCGACCAGCGGATCCACACCCACGCGGGCGCGCCGACCCCGGACGACCTGGACGAGTTGCTGGCGATGCGCCGCGACACCGACTACCTGTTCGCCCACCCGAAGGCGATCGCCGCGTTCGGCCGGGAGGCCAACCGGCGCGGGGTGTACTTCTCCACCGCCGACTTCGGCGGGCACCGGGTCCCGGCCTGGCGCGGGGTGCCGATCCTGCCCTGTGGCAAGATCCCGGTCCGCGGCGGCTCCACCTCGATCATCGCGATGCGCACCGGCGAGGAGAACCAGGGCGTGGTCGGCCTCACCCAGGTCGGCATCCCCGACGAGGTGGAGCCCGGCCTGAACGTCCGCTTCATGGGCATCGACGACAAGGCCGTGGTCAACTACCTGGTCTCGGCCTACTACTCGGCCGCGATCCTGGTCCCCGACGCCCTGGGCGTGCTGGAGAACGTCGAGGTCGACCACCCGCGGTCCTGACCGGCCGTCACCCGTCACTCCGTCAGCAGCATCGCCGAGCGGCCGACCAGCAGCACCTCCGCCACCGGGGCGGCGGGCGGCGGGTCGGCCGTCGCGGTGTCCAGCAGCGGGCTGTGCGGGGCGGGCAGGGTGAAGCGGCGCGGCTCGGCGGAGGCGTTCAGCAGCAGCAGGAAGCTCGCGTCGCGCACCTCCCGGCCGTACGGGTCGCGCTCCGACAGCGCGGTGCCGGACAGCCGCATCGCCAGCGCCCGGGTGGGCGAGAACCAGTCCGCGTCGGTCATCTCCCGCCCGGCCGGGGTGAGCCAGGTCAGGTCGCGCTGGCCGTCGGGTCCGGCCGTGCGGCCGGAGAAGAACGCCCGCTGGCGCAGCACCGGGTGGGCCCGGCGCAGGTGGATCAGCCGGGCGGTGAGCTCGGTCAGCGAGCGCCAGTCGGGGTCGTCCAGCAGCGACCAGTCCAGCCAGCCGGCCTCGTTGTCCTGGCAGTAGGCGTTGTTGTTGCCGCCCTGGGTACGGCCCAGCTCGTCGCCCGCGGTGAGCATCGGCACCCCGCTGGAGAGCAGCAGCGTGGTCAGCAGGTTGCGCAGCTGGCGCACCCGCAGCGAGCGGATCGCCGGGTCCTCGGTCTCGCCCTCCGCGCCGTGGTTCCAGGACCGGTTGTCGTCGGTGCCGTCCCGGTTGTCCTCGCCGTTGGCCAGGTTGTGCTTGCGGTCGTAGGACACCAGGTCGCGCAGGGTGAAACCGTCGTGCGCGGTGATGAAGTTGACGGAGGCGTAGGGGCGTCTGCCGCCGCGCTGGTACAGGTCGGAGGAGCCGGCGATCCGGGTGGCCAGCTCCCGGACGTCCGGCCGGGCGCCGCGCCAGAAGTCCCGGACGGTGTCCCGGTAGCGGTCGTTCCACTCGCCCCACAGCGGCGGGAAGCCGCCGAGCTGGTAGCCGCCCGGGCCGACGTCCCACGGCTCGGCGATCAGCTTCACCCGGCTGAGCAGCGGGTCCTGGGAGACCGCGGCGAGGAACGGGTGCTCCATCTCCACGCCGTCGCCGCCGCGGGCGAGCGCCGCCGCCAGGTCGAATCGGAAGCCGTCGACGCCCATCTCGGCGACCCAGTACCGCAGCGAGTCGGTGATCAGCCGGATCACCTGCGGGCGGCGGGTGTCCAGGGTGTTGCCGCAGCCGGTGTAGTCGGCGTAGCCGCGGCGGGAGCGGTCCGGCCGGTAGTAGCCGGGGTTGTCGATGCCGCGGAAGGACAGCGTCGGGCCCATCACCCCCGACTCGGCGGTGTGGTTGTACACCACGTCGAGGATCACCTCGATGCCGGCCGCGTGCAGCGCCCGCACCATCCGCTTGAACTCGCCGACCTGCTGGCCGCGGCTGCCGGTGGCCGCGTAGCCCGCGTGCGGGGCGAAGTAGCCGAGCGTGTTGTAGCCCCAGTAGTTGACCAGGCCGCGCGCCTGCAGGTGGTCCTCGCTGACGTGGTGCTGCACCGGCAGCAGTTCGACCGCCGTCACCCCGAGCCGGACCAGGTGGGCGATCGCCGCCGGGTGCGCCAGCCCCGCGTAGGTGCCGCGCAGCTCCGGCGGGATGTCGGGGTGGCGCATGGTGAAGCCGCGCACGTGCAGCTCGTACAGCACCGTCTCGGCCCAGGGCGTCTTCGGCCGGTGGTCGTCGTACCAGTCGTCGGCGTCGTGCACCACCACCGCCTTGGGCACGTACGGCGCCGAGTCCCGGTCGTCCCGGACGGTGTCGGCGACGTCCCGCTCCGGCCAGTTGCGGACCGCCGAGCAGGTCGCGTCGTGGGCCGTGTAGGCGCCGTCGACGGCCCGCGCGTACGGGTCGAGGAGCAGTTTGGCCGGATTGTGCCGGACGCCCGTCCACGGGTCCCACCGGCCGTGCACCCGGAAGCCGTAGCGGGTGCCGGGCAGCACGCCCGGCAGGTAGCCGTGCCAGGTCTGGTAGGTCTGCTCGGCCAGCCGGTGCCTGGTCTCCCGGCCCTGCTCGTCGAACAGACAGAGGTCGACGGCCTCCGCGTTCGGCGCCCAGAGAGCGAAGTTGGTGCCCCGACCGCCCTCCGCGTCGGGGCGGAACCTCGCCCCCAGCGGCTGCCAGTTGCCCGGCCAGGGCGGCGCGGGGGCGACCCTGGGCGCCGAGCCGTTCGATCCGGCGGCGGTCCGCGCCCCCGGGGGCGTGCCCGTTCCCAGCTCCTGCCACGCCGTCATGGCGACCCTCCCAGCCATCCGGGGGCCCGTCCCCGTTCTTCCGGTTGTTCCCTGTGCGACGGTGCTCGTCACCCCGGGTCGAGCGGTGTGACGCACCGTGATCGATCATGTGCCCAGCGGAACCGGGTGCGGAAACCATTCGGTCGTGTCCGGGGGCGGAATCCGTCGTTGTGCCGGACATCGGGCGGTATCGGACGAATCCGGAGGACGGCATGCGCGCCGTGGCAGGGCTCTGGGCACGGCGGGC
The DNA window shown above is from Streptomyces sp. TLI_171 and carries:
- a CDS encoding ABC transporter ATP-binding protein, which gives rise to MAENQNPAPPTPADTNNPSTDESPGSPVPVPRSAVRSLLRLWPYAREARWRIFGSMAAAGLASLSVLAVPIVLRRIVDGPVAHRDLAGLWPLAGALLLLGVAEACLFGVRRVIVARPLAKVETRLRGDLFAKLQRLPISFHDRWPSGQLLSRATSDLFVLRLFLAFPLVFLVVNSTVFLTGTALMFVLDWRLALITLVPAIPLMVYTRRFESGYSAASRLAQDQNGDLATVVEESVLGIRILKAFGRHRTMAEEFRRHSAELRDTELRKAGLLANLWAVIVGLPELALGAALAAGAVLVAHDQLSVGTLVAFLSTALALRWPVESIGWLLGFAAEAASAANRYFEVMDEPEPAELPSGDGPSADRGIRFTGVRFRYPDAPAGSPDLLAGVDLHVRPGETLALVGATGSGKTTLTALLPRLYEPTAGSITLDGADIRDLPRAELRRRVAVAFEDPTLFSATVRENVLMGAPDAGPERIAAALATAQAGFVDKLPEGLDTEVGEQGLSLSGGQRQRLALARAVVGEPRFLVLDDPLSALDVHTEALVERALRQVLADTTALVVAHRPSTVLLADRVALLEDGRITAVGTHQELLHSCPAYRALMSGESELEGALAR
- a CDS encoding amino acid permease — its product is MTTSTPPAPPIAATSAPYPQQLHRTIGRFGSFAAGFSFISVLTTVFQLFAFGYGAAGPAFVWTWPAVLAGQLLVAACFAELAARHPYSGAIYQWATRLANPLYGWFTGWLMILGQVVVVAAAALALQVVLPALWSGFQLLGGDPSPTTASGAANAVLLGAALIALTTLVNAVDNRVLTMVNGIGVTAEIAGIALIVLALFTHTEQPARAVLHTAPVGGGLPALLVGAFTAAYVMIGFDSAGELSEETRAPRRTAPRTILTALAAAGLSGGLLLLGGVLAAPSLSDGRLAAEGLPYVLTSSLGPGLGRVLLADVAVAVCVGTLAMQTAGTRMVFSMARDGVLPFARRLAHVSPASGMPRWAALAVGTPAVAFLLLNLAAPAAFLALSSTCVALVYAAYALVVGALLLRRLRGLPLAPDAPAVDETGRPLFSLGRWGLPVNALALLYGLAMTVNLAWPRASVYDPEGGHWYLRWFAVLVLTAALALGAAYRLRRR
- a CDS encoding ABC transporter ATP-binding protein; this encodes MTTAVAEPPVDEDELPPALSDDQDIPVPPGAPRALLGSLLAPHRRRIVVAVLAVLLQQAALQAGPLLVAYAIDRGIPALRGHDSGPLVAVTAAYLGCALLATLLQRAFIRLAARINQDILLELRGRIFRHAQRLSLDFHERYTSGRIISRATSDVDTLRELLAEGLQELLMVCLSVGYITVVLIVVDWRLGLAALASFLPMYLIVRSFRRRSQQVYRRGRTAVAALIVRFTETMNGIRPVQAFRREAANDRAFGTVNRQSATATADGLLEMARYVFLSRLTANVWITGVVLLGAYLVTDGSLELGVLTAFVLYLRRLYDPIDQLAMFLNSYQSAAAALEKMAGLLAHEPSVPEPTEPAVLPATGGKGREVAFRSTRFAYAGGKEVLPEFDLVLASGQTTAVVGATGAGKSTLAKLLARFYDPSSGAVTLDGVDLRELSTPDLRANVVMVTQESFLFSGTVAENIAVGKPDATRAEVEAAARAIGAHGFIAALPDGYDTDVRKRGGRISAGQRQLVAFARALLADPAVLILDEATSSLDVPGEQAVQHAMRTVLAGRTAVIIAHRLSTVEIADRVLVMDQGRIVEDDTPAALIAGRGRFATLHRTWKDSLV